In Mucilaginibacter boryungensis, a single window of DNA contains:
- a CDS encoding aspartate-semialdehyde dehydrogenase codes for MKVAVVGATGLVGTKMLQVLAERNFPVTELIPVASEKSVGKEITYKGKQYKIVSVADAIKQKPDVAIFSAGGSTSLEQAPLFAAAGTTVIDNSSAWRMDPTKKLVVPEVNADVLTAEDKIIANPNCSTIQMVVALKPLHDKYQIKRVVVSTYQSVTGTGVKAVDQLMNERKGIEGAMAYPYKIDLNVLPHIDVFTENGYTKEEMKMIKETKKIMGDDSIRVTATTVRIPVMGGHSEALNIEFANDFDLAEVRDILSKAPGVVVTDDVANLKYPMPLDAHDKDDVFVGRIRRDESQPNTLNCWVVSDNLRKGAATNAVQIAEYLVAKNLIGQTVEA; via the coding sequence ATGAAAGTCGCAGTAGTAGGCGCCACCGGACTGGTAGGCACTAAAATGTTGCAAGTTCTTGCAGAACGCAACTTCCCGGTAACAGAATTGATCCCCGTTGCATCCGAAAAAAGTGTTGGTAAGGAAATCACTTATAAGGGTAAGCAATATAAGATTGTTTCAGTAGCCGATGCGATTAAGCAGAAGCCCGATGTGGCCATCTTCTCGGCCGGTGGCAGTACTTCGTTAGAACAGGCGCCGCTTTTTGCAGCAGCCGGTACTACTGTTATTGATAATTCATCGGCCTGGCGCATGGACCCGACCAAAAAATTGGTAGTGCCCGAAGTTAACGCTGATGTTTTAACAGCCGAAGACAAAATTATAGCCAACCCAAATTGCAGCACCATACAAATGGTAGTAGCCTTAAAACCCCTGCACGATAAATACCAGATAAAACGCGTGGTGGTATCAACCTACCAATCGGTAACAGGTACTGGTGTTAAAGCCGTTGACCAGCTGATGAACGAGCGCAAAGGTATTGAGGGCGCTATGGCTTATCCTTACAAGATAGACTTGAACGTATTGCCTCATATTGATGTATTTACCGAAAACGGTTACACCAAAGAGGAAATGAAAATGATAAAAGAGACCAAAAAAATAATGGGCGATGACAGTATCCGCGTAACAGCGACTACAGTACGCATCCCGGTTATGGGTGGCCACTCTGAGGCATTAAATATTGAGTTTGCCAACGATTTTGACCTGGCTGAAGTGCGTGATATTTTAAGCAAAGCGCCCGGTGTAGTAGTTACCGACGACGTAGCCAACCTGAAATACCCGATGCCGCTTGACGCGCACGATAAGGACGATGTTTTTGTAGGCCGTATCCGCCGCGATGAAAGCCAGCCAAACACGCTGAACTGCTGGGTAGTGTCAGATAACCTGCGCAAAGGTGCTGCCACTAATGCCGTGCAAATTGCCGAGTACCTGGTAGCTAAAAACCTGATCGGTCAGACGGTGGAAGCGTAA
- a CDS encoding LLM class flavin-dependent oxidoreductase, translating into MNTKNIRLSVLDQSPIRKGATAVQAVQETIELAKFTEQLGYTRYWVAEHHNTGILAGSTPEVLLAHLAAHTKTMRIGSGGVMLPNHSALKVAESFRLLEALAPGRIDLGMGRAPGTDRITASILNPSNQFREQDFVEQLMDLRNYLHDTADPGTIQQKIRAIPQVDTVPAQWLLSSSGQSALFAAHFGMGFSFAHFINPVGGPQAVLLYRDRFQPSDDLPEPEANMAIFVFCSDDAEKVEQHKAIMDARFLQFEKGLITPLSYADVKDSIYTDAEQDRIRYNRQRLVAGNPQMVTTRLTQLAENYAIDELMIVTICEHFEDRLRSYELLAGMFGLRDAE; encoded by the coding sequence ATGAATACAAAAAACATTCGCCTGAGTGTGTTAGATCAATCTCCCATACGTAAGGGGGCTACTGCTGTACAGGCGGTTCAGGAAACTATCGAACTGGCTAAATTTACCGAACAATTAGGCTATACCCGCTATTGGGTAGCCGAACATCATAACACCGGCATATTGGCCGGCTCAACGCCTGAAGTATTGCTGGCACACCTGGCCGCTCATACTAAAACCATGCGTATTGGTTCGGGCGGGGTAATGCTGCCTAACCATAGTGCGTTAAAAGTAGCCGAAAGCTTTCGCCTGCTGGAGGCCTTAGCGCCGGGCAGGATAGATTTAGGTATGGGCCGTGCGCCGGGTACCGACCGTATTACAGCCAGTATTTTAAACCCCTCGAACCAATTCCGCGAACAGGATTTTGTGGAGCAGTTAATGGATCTGCGTAATTACCTGCATGATACTGCCGATCCGGGCACTATTCAGCAAAAAATACGCGCCATTCCGCAGGTTGATACTGTGCCTGCGCAATGGTTGTTAAGCAGCAGCGGGCAAAGCGCTTTATTTGCCGCACATTTTGGTATGGGTTTTTCGTTTGCGCATTTTATTAACCCGGTGGGCGGGCCGCAAGCAGTCCTGTTATACCGCGACAGATTTCAGCCATCAGATGACTTGCCCGAACCTGAAGCTAACATGGCAATCTTTGTGTTTTGCTCGGATGATGCGGAGAAGGTTGAACAGCATAAGGCTATAATGGATGCGCGCTTTCTGCAGTTTGAAAAAGGGTTAATAACACCATTATCATACGCCGATGTGAAAGACTCAATTTACACTGATGCCGAACAGGACCGTATCCGCTACAACCGGCAACGGTTAGTGGCCGGTAACCCCCAAATGGTTACAACCCGGTTAACACAGTTGGCCGAAAATTATGCCATTGACGAATTGATGATTGTAACAATTTGTGAGCATTTTGAAGATAGGCTGCGAAGTTATGAGTTGCTGGCGGGGATGTTTGGGTTAAGGGACGCGGAATAA
- a CDS encoding DoxX family protein, whose product MVKKEFSPLQKKYDQYAPLLLRLIIGYGFMAHGWAKLSRGPLGFEKLLTQIGVPFPHFNSWLVPLVEFFGGLAIFLGLFTSIVAVPLILTMLVAMFTIHINYGFSSIKTIGLTPHGPLFGPPGFEVNLLYIAGLASLTLTGAGTLSVDWLLHNKKYS is encoded by the coding sequence ATGGTTAAAAAAGAGTTTTCCCCTTTGCAAAAAAAATATGATCAATACGCCCCTTTATTGTTGCGGCTAATTATTGGTTATGGGTTTATGGCGCACGGATGGGCTAAGTTAAGCCGGGGCCCTTTAGGGTTTGAGAAACTTCTTACCCAAATTGGCGTGCCCTTTCCGCATTTTAATTCGTGGCTGGTACCATTGGTTGAATTTTTTGGCGGACTTGCTATATTTTTAGGCTTATTTACAAGTATAGTCGCCGTCCCTTTAATCTTAACCATGTTGGTTGCTATGTTCACTATCCACATCAACTATGGTTTTAGCAGTATCAAAACAATTGGGTTAACGCCACATGGGCCTTTATTTGGCCCGCCAGGATTTGAAGTTAATTTATTATATATAGCTGGTTTAGCTTCACTTACGCTTACCGGTGCAGGCACCTTGTCTGTTGATTGGTTACTTCATAACAAAAAATATTCGTGA
- a CDS encoding M1 family metallopeptidase gives MLRSIFASALLCFALLQANAQTLTIPADVQGAYDKGTRTLSGKPGKKYWQNHGRYNISVSMTPPNKTVTGTEQITYFNNSPDELKSLNMKLIVNVHRAPGRGGVAANPALGITVDKIEANGTKLNWDNSAAITTNYMLDLAKPLAPHDSVKLNINWHYDLANGRGRDGYIDSTTFYLAYFYPRVSVYDDYKGWDTQPHTGGLEFYNDFNDYTLNVTVPKNYIVWATGDLRNPNQVLQPAFAKKLQASFTSDSTIHVATAQDLAAKNVTTQNATNTWTWTSRNISDVAVAVSNHYVWDAASVLVDDKTGRRASVQAAFPDASQDFHHSVQFSRYALGWFSRNWPGVPYPFSKSTAVQGFADMEYPMMVNDSHETDLVFAELVQDHEQAHTYFPFYMGINESRYPFMDEGWATTLEYLIGISEHDQKTAEDFYKKFRIVNWATRFDHTKEVPVITPATEVTTGQGNNFYNKPSLSYLALKDLLGDDLFKKALHTYMDNWNGKHPIPWDYFNSMKAGSGKNLDWFFYNWFYTPSYVDLNLEKAEKSGNGYTLSIKNVGGFAHPFDVIVTYADGTMETTHLTPAVWEKNQKEITVKVKAAKDVKSITLNGGVFMDANEKDNTWTA, from the coding sequence ATGTTAAGATCGATCTTTGCTTCAGCGTTATTGTGTTTTGCCTTGTTGCAGGCTAATGCGCAAACCCTAACTATTCCTGCCGATGTACAGGGTGCCTATGATAAAGGCACCCGCACCCTTAGCGGCAAACCCGGTAAAAAATATTGGCAAAATCATGGCCGGTACAATATTTCGGTAAGTATGACGCCTCCCAACAAGACTGTTACCGGTACCGAGCAGATCACTTATTTTAACAACAGTCCCGATGAGTTGAAAAGCCTGAACATGAAGCTGATCGTTAACGTTCATCGTGCACCTGGCCGTGGTGGTGTTGCGGCTAATCCGGCACTGGGTATTACTGTTGATAAAATAGAAGCAAATGGCACTAAACTTAATTGGGATAATAGCGCTGCTATCACCACCAATTATATGCTTGATCTGGCTAAACCTTTAGCACCCCACGACTCGGTAAAGCTGAATATTAACTGGCACTACGATCTGGCTAATGGCCGCGGCCGCGATGGGTATATTGATTCTACTACTTTTTACCTGGCTTACTTTTATCCCCGCGTATCGGTTTATGATGATTATAAAGGCTGGGATACGCAGCCACACACCGGTGGGCTGGAGTTTTATAACGATTTTAACGATTATACCCTTAATGTTACGGTTCCTAAAAACTACATAGTTTGGGCTACCGGCGATCTGCGTAACCCCAACCAGGTATTACAGCCTGCGTTCGCTAAAAAGCTACAGGCATCTTTCACCAGCGATTCAACCATCCATGTGGCCACCGCGCAGGACCTGGCCGCTAAAAATGTAACCACGCAAAACGCCACCAATACCTGGACCTGGACCAGCCGTAACATCAGCGATGTAGCCGTTGCTGTCAGTAACCATTATGTATGGGATGCCGCCAGCGTACTGGTTGATGATAAGACCGGTCGCCGCGCAAGTGTGCAGGCCGCTTTTCCGGATGCTTCACAGGATTTCCATCACTCGGTACAATTTAGCCGTTATGCTTTAGGCTGGTTCTCGCGCAACTGGCCGGGCGTACCTTATCCTTTTTCAAAAAGTACGGCAGTACAAGGTTTTGCCGATATGGAATACCCAATGATGGTGAACGACAGTCATGAAACCGACCTTGTATTTGCCGAACTGGTGCAGGACCACGAACAGGCGCATACCTATTTCCCGTTCTACATGGGTATTAACGAAAGCCGTTACCCTTTTATGGACGAAGGGTGGGCTACTACGCTTGAATATTTGATAGGCATTAGCGAACATGACCAAAAAACTGCTGAAGATTTTTATAAAAAATTCAGAATAGTAAACTGGGCAACAAGGTTTGATCATACTAAAGAAGTACCCGTTATTACACCGGCTACCGAAGTAACCACTGGCCAGGGTAATAACTTTTACAATAAACCATCATTAAGCTATCTGGCTTTGAAGGATTTGCTTGGCGACGATCTGTTTAAAAAAGCCCTGCACACTTACATGGACAACTGGAACGGCAAGCACCCTATCCCATGGGACTACTTTAACTCTATGAAAGCCGGATCGGGCAAAAACCTTGATTGGTTCTTTTACAATTGGTTCTATACCCCATCATATGTGGATTTGAATTTAGAGAAAGCAGAGAAAAGCGGCAATGGCTATACCTTATCTATCAAAAACGTTGGTGGTTTTGCCCATCCGTTTGATGTAATTGTAACTTATGCTGATGGCACCATGGAAACTACCCATCTAACCCCAGCTGTATGGGAAAAAAATCAAAAAGAAATTACCGTAAAAGTTAAAGCGGCTAAAGATGTAAAAAGCATTACGCTTAATGGCGGTGTGTTTATGGATGCCAATGAAAAGGATAACACCTGGACAGCGTAA
- a CDS encoding D-alanyl-D-alanine carboxypeptidase/D-alanyl-D-alanine-endopeptidase: protein MRISPSFIILILAALFFQSCKVQSIQPRKIKKLFNESKIVNDHFTGFALYDLDKQQMIYELNDDKYYTPASNTKLFTFYTCLRMLGDSIPALQYITRGDSLIFWGTGDPSFLHSDLKGTKGLEFLKNSNKNLYFSSGRYTGGFWGSGWPWNDYNDYYQADITELPMQDNVTLITTGADGKPKMKPVFLAYGLQRDNSYHPRSFNIQRNFADNTFVYPDMPMPKNFKQEIPWKTSPALTLAMLQDTLKKPVTEIHMPIPRDAKTIYNANADSVYRRMLQPSDNFIAEQLLLVCSSVKFGVLNKDSVINYSVKNYLNDLPDVPQWADGSGLSRFDLFTPRSIVKLLVKIQEQIKDERFLHSLMPIGGVAGTIRNAYKTDNGVPFVWAKTGTLANNHNQSGYLVTRKGKRLAFSFMNNNFTRPTGDIRGEMVRIMTYIHENY from the coding sequence ATGCGAATTTCACCTTCCTTTATCATCCTCATCCTTGCCGCCTTATTTTTTCAATCGTGCAAAGTGCAATCGATCCAACCACGCAAGATCAAAAAACTGTTTAACGAATCGAAAATTGTGAACGACCATTTTACTGGTTTTGCACTTTATGATCTGGATAAACAGCAAATGATATATGAACTGAACGACGATAAATATTATACACCCGCATCAAACACCAAGCTGTTTACATTTTATACCTGCCTGCGCATGCTGGGCGATTCGATACCCGCCCTGCAGTACATTACCCGCGGCGATTCGCTGATATTTTGGGGCACGGGCGATCCATCGTTTTTACACAGCGACCTGAAAGGCACCAAAGGGCTCGAATTTTTAAAGAATAGTAATAAAAACCTCTATTTTTCATCGGGCAGGTATACCGGCGGCTTTTGGGGAAGCGGCTGGCCATGGAACGATTATAACGATTATTACCAGGCCGATATAACCGAGCTACCGATGCAGGACAACGTAACCCTGATAACTACCGGGGCCGATGGCAAGCCAAAAATGAAACCTGTTTTTTTAGCTTACGGCTTGCAGCGCGACAATAGCTACCATCCGCGTTCGTTCAACATACAGCGAAATTTTGCCGATAATACTTTTGTTTATCCCGATATGCCAATGCCTAAAAACTTTAAGCAGGAGATACCGTGGAAAACATCGCCGGCATTAACCTTGGCCATGTTACAGGATACTTTGAAAAAACCGGTTACTGAAATACACATGCCCATACCCCGTGATGCGAAAACCATTTACAATGCCAACGCCGATTCGGTTTATCGCCGCATGCTGCAACCCAGTGATAACTTTATTGCCGAACAATTACTGCTGGTATGCTCGTCGGTTAAGTTTGGGGTGCTGAATAAAGATTCGGTTATTAATTACTCGGTAAAAAACTACCTGAACGACTTGCCGGATGTGCCCCAATGGGCAGATGGTTCGGGCCTGTCGCGTTTTGACCTGTTTACCCCGCGCAGTATTGTGAAGCTACTGGTAAAAATACAGGAACAAATAAAAGATGAGCGGTTTTTGCACAGCCTGATGCCCATAGGCGGTGTTGCAGGAACCATCCGCAATGCCTATAAAACCGATAACGGCGTGCCATTTGTTTGGGCAAAAACCGGCACGCTGGCCAATAACCATAACCAAAGTGGGTACCTGGTTACACGCAAAGGCAAGCGCCTGGCGTTTAGCTTTATGAATAATAACTTTACTCGCCCTACCGGCGACATACGGGGCGAAATGGTGCGGATAATGACCTATATACACGAAAACTATTAA
- a CDS encoding DNA-formamidopyrimidine glycosylase family protein codes for MPEGPSIKILRETLMPFIGAKIIDADGYAKGFDPHVLKNQTISDIKSWGKHLLICFHDFAVRIHMGLFGSYRINDRGKRNASLHMQFENGEINFYISNVKLITEPLDKVYDWSADLLSPEFDARKTRERLMAKPKMLICDALLNQDIFAGSGNIVKNEVLFRVKVHPLNAIEDIPTRKLNELIKETVNFCNDFYEWRKKGVLRKHLLAHEKAICPRNHIPFQKADLGKTKRHTYFCNVCQVLYK; via the coding sequence ATGCCCGAAGGCCCATCCATAAAAATCCTGCGAGAAACGCTAATGCCTTTTATTGGCGCCAAGATCATCGATGCCGATGGTTATGCCAAAGGTTTTGATCCGCATGTGCTGAAAAACCAAACCATCAGCGATATAAAAAGCTGGGGCAAACATTTGCTCATCTGCTTTCATGATTTTGCTGTCCGCATCCATATGGGGCTATTCGGCAGTTACCGGATCAACGACCGGGGCAAGCGCAACGCATCGTTGCATATGCAATTTGAGAACGGCGAAATAAATTTTTACATCAGCAATGTGAAGCTGATAACGGAACCGCTGGACAAGGTTTATGATTGGTCGGCCGATTTATTGAGCCCTGAATTTGATGCACGAAAAACCCGGGAGCGATTGATGGCAAAACCGAAGATGCTGATATGCGATGCATTGCTGAACCAGGATATTTTTGCAGGCTCGGGCAATATTGTGAAGAATGAAGTATTATTCCGCGTTAAAGTACACCCTTTAAATGCAATTGAAGATATCCCTACCCGCAAATTGAACGAACTGATAAAAGAAACCGTTAACTTTTGTAATGATTTTTACGAATGGCGAAAGAAAGGGGTACTTAGAAAACACCTGTTGGCGCACGAAAAGGCTATCTGTCCCCGCAATCATATCCCATTTCAAAAAGCCGATTTGGGTAAAACAAAAAGGCACACGTACTTTTGTAACGTGTGCCAGGTATTGTATAAGTGA
- a CDS encoding TfoX/Sxy family protein: MAYDEKMADRVRELIAARTTNVIEKRMFGGLCFMVDDKICVAVKSDKMLARLAPDVYEDALEQPGVTMMVKKSGPVMKGYIYIDYDQLGTQKQLAHWVNLALDFNPLAKSSKK; this comes from the coding sequence ATGGCATACGACGAAAAAATGGCCGATCGCGTACGGGAATTAATTGCCGCGCGCACTACCAATGTGATAGAAAAAAGAATGTTTGGCGGTTTATGTTTTATGGTTGACGATAAAATATGCGTAGCCGTAAAAAGCGATAAAATGCTGGCCCGCCTGGCACCCGATGTTTATGAAGATGCGTTAGAACAACCCGGGGTTACCATGATGGTTAAAAAATCGGGGCCGGTAATGAAAGGATACATTTATATTGATTATGACCAATTGGGTACCCAAAAGCAATTAGCCCATTGGGTAAACCTAGCGCTTGATTTTAACCCACTGGCCAAATCGAGCAAAAAATAG
- a CDS encoding aspartyl protease family protein yields MQSNGFTPNIRYGGLWLLILALFVSPFFANAQSFDLIGTKKRTTLPFRIVRNMVIVELKINGRGPFNFILDTGVGLMLITEPKLVDSINITSKRTIKIYGVNGENYEAFVTPVLNIEMPNISSFGVSAAILKKDHFGLSNYAGMHIHGLLGYEFFNNLAVRFNFYDSTLTVSRPQYIRLLRKGTRIPLSIEDQKPYINTQVKLQDGKTMKAKLLIDLGAGHPASLENLLKNEGLPQNFIAANLGVGLTGPVTGYISRVSEIDLGSYKLKDVITSFPDVEYLKKQVDIVPRDGSIGIGALKRFIMIIDYTGGALYLKKSAGYNDPFEHDMTGMEYFFDGDDYSHLIVGRIEPGSAADNIGLQKDDEILSINFKGIDKMSLEQIDALFRSRNGRNLLLEVARGKSFINIVMTLKKRI; encoded by the coding sequence TTGCAAAGTAATGGATTTACACCAAATATTCGCTATGGTGGCCTCTGGCTGCTTATTTTAGCGCTTTTTGTTTCGCCTTTTTTCGCCAACGCTCAATCGTTTGATCTGATCGGCACCAAAAAGCGCACTACATTACCATTCCGTATTGTGCGCAACATGGTAATTGTTGAACTTAAAATTAACGGAAGGGGCCCGTTTAATTTTATTTTAGATACGGGTGTGGGCCTGATGCTGATCACCGAACCCAAACTGGTCGATTCTATTAATATCACGTCAAAACGGACCATAAAAATATATGGCGTGAATGGCGAAAATTACGAAGCCTTTGTTACCCCTGTCTTAAATATCGAAATGCCTAATATCAGCAGTTTCGGGGTGTCGGCGGCCATTTTAAAGAAAGACCATTTTGGCCTTTCTAATTATGCCGGGATGCACATACATGGCCTGCTGGGGTACGAGTTTTTTAATAACCTGGCCGTAAGATTTAATTTTTACGATAGCACGTTAACCGTTTCCAGGCCACAATACATCCGTTTATTACGTAAGGGTACACGCATACCGCTTAGTATTGAAGATCAGAAACCCTATATCAATACACAAGTTAAGCTGCAGGATGGTAAAACCATGAAAGCAAAGTTGCTTATTGATCTGGGGGCGGGCCATCCGGCATCGTTAGAGAATTTATTGAAAAACGAAGGCCTGCCCCAAAACTTTATAGCGGCTAATTTAGGTGTAGGTTTAACCGGGCCGGTAACAGGTTATATTAGCCGGGTTAGCGAAATAGATTTAGGTAGTTATAAATTGAAGGATGTTATCACGTCCTTTCCTGATGTGGAATATCTTAAAAAACAGGTGGATATTGTCCCGCGCGATGGCAGCATTGGGATAGGTGCGCTTAAGCGGTTTATCATGATCATTGATTATACGGGCGGGGCCTTGTATCTTAAAAAAAGCGCAGGGTATAATGACCCGTTTGAACATGATATGACAGGGATGGAATATTTTTTTGACGGCGACGATTACAGCCACTTAATTGTAGGCCGCATTGAACCTGGTTCGGCAGCGGATAACATTGGGCTGCAAAAAGACGATGAAATACTTTCTATTAACTTTAAGGGTATCGACAAAATGAGCCTTGAGCAAATCGACGCTTTATTCCGCTCAAGGAACGGGCGTAATCTATTGCTGGAGGTTGCACGCGGCAAAAGCTTCATCAATATTGTGATGACACTAAAAAAAAGGATATAA